TACCAGACCGAGCCGGTGCGCATGCACGAGCTGTCGCCGGATGGCGAACGCGCGCTGCCCTACCGGCCGGAGGACTTCGACTACGGCGCCAACACCGCCCTGCAGCCCGCCGCCTGGGGCGACATCGGCCACGCCGGCTTTCGCGTGCACTACCCGCTCAATGGCAGCGCCTACAAGGACGAGCTGATCGTCTTCCAGGGCGCCAGCTACTTCCGCGCCCTGGGCGCCGGCCAGCATTACGGCCTGTCGGCCCGTGGTTTGGCGGTCGATTCGGCCGGCGGCAGCGGCCCCGAGGAATTCCCCCGCTTCACCGACTTCTGGGTCGTGCGGCCCGAGGCCGGCGCCAAGGTGCTGACCGTCTTCGCGCTGCTGGATTCCCCGCGCGTGGCCGGCGCCTACCGCTTCGACATCCAGCCCGGCCAGAGCACCGCGGTCAACGTCCAGGCGCGCGTCTTCCTGCGCCAGACCACCCAGCCCATCCGCACCCTGGGCATCGCGCCGCTGACCAGCATGTTCCAGTTCGGCGAGAACCAGCCCAACAAGGACGACTTCCGCCCCGAGGTGCACGACAGCGACGGCCTGATGGTGGCCAGCGGCACCGGCGAATGGCTGTGGCGCCCGCTGCAGAACCCGCGCTGGCCGCTGGTCACGTCCTTCGCCATGCCTTCGCTGCGCGGTTTCGGCCTGATGCAGCGCGACCGCAGCTTCGCCAGCTACGAGGACCCCGAGGCCCGTTATGAAAAGCGTCCTTCGGCCTGGGTGACGCCGGTGGGCGACTGGGGTGCCGGCCGCGTGGAGCTGATGCAGCTGCCCACGCCGGACGAGACCAACGACAACATCGTCGCCTACTGGGTGCCGGCCCAGCTGCCCGCCGCGGGCCAGCCGCTGAACCTGGCCTGGCGCATCGACTGGCAGGGCGACGCCCAGCAGCGCCCGCCCGCCCTGTGGGTCAGCCAGACCCGCGCCGGCCGCGGCTTTGCCGCCCTGGCCGCGGGCGAGCGCCAGTTCGTCATCGACTTCAACGGCACGGTGGGCGGCAAGCCCCTGCCCGACAACGCCGCCGTGCAGGCGGTGGTCAGCAGCAACGACGCCGGCCGCATCACCGAACAGAACGTCTACCGCGTGGACGCCACCGGCGCCTGGCGACTGACCCTGCGCGTGCAGACCCTGGACCCGGCCCGGCCGGTCGAGCTGCGCGCCTACCTGCGCTCCGGTGCCGACACCGTGAGCGAAACCTGGACCCAGATCCTTCCTCCGCAATGACCATGACCCACACCCGCACTCCGAGCACCACCCCGTCGGGCGCCACCGCGGCCCCGGGCATGCCCCCCATCCACCGTGGCAGCATGAAGCCCCAGCCCTGGCTGGGCGTGACGCGCCGCCTGCGCGGCGACACCGCCCCGGCCGACGCGCCCTGGCGCGAGAGCGCCGCGCGCAGCGCCGCCGCCCCCGCCGCCTGGGAAGCCGCCGCCAAGACCCGCCGCCGCTGGCTGCTGTTCTGGGTGCTGTCGGCCACCCTGCTGTCGGCCGGCCTGCTCTGGAGCATCCAGCCCAGCGCCGGCACCAATGTGGTCGAGCTGGCCCAGGTCGCCCTGTTCACCCTGCTGTTCGCCTGGGTGGCCGCCGGTGCCATCACCGCGGTGA
This sequence is a window from Ideonella dechloratans. Protein-coding genes within it:
- a CDS encoding glucan biosynthesis protein G produces the protein MTAPVRCFITARRPACRMLALAVLLAAQAGARAAAPELPQAPLQVAAAPSASVAASATAPAAPSAASIAAPFFDRLGERARSLAGQPYAPVPSRTPQALKDLSYDQARDIRFRPDHAVWRSLGLPFELMFFHLGKYQTEPVRMHELSPDGERALPYRPEDFDYGANTALQPAAWGDIGHAGFRVHYPLNGSAYKDELIVFQGASYFRALGAGQHYGLSARGLAVDSAGGSGPEEFPRFTDFWVVRPEAGAKVLTVFALLDSPRVAGAYRFDIQPGQSTAVNVQARVFLRQTTQPIRTLGIAPLTSMFQFGENQPNKDDFRPEVHDSDGLMVASGTGEWLWRPLQNPRWPLVTSFAMPSLRGFGLMQRDRSFASYEDPEARYEKRPSAWVTPVGDWGAGRVELMQLPTPDETNDNIVAYWVPAQLPAAGQPLNLAWRIDWQGDAQQRPPALWVSQTRAGRGFAALAAGERQFVIDFNGTVGGKPLPDNAAVQAVVSSNDAGRITEQNVYRVDATGAWRLTLRVQTLDPARPVELRAYLRSGADTVSETWTQILPPQ